A window from Thiosulfatimonas sediminis encodes these proteins:
- the rimO gene encoding 30S ribosomal protein S12 methylthiotransferase RimO, protein MSKQQPTVGVISLGCPKATVDTERILTQLRTEGYQLTNSYEDADTVIVNTCGFIDSAVQESLDTIGEALAENGKVIVTGCLGAKSDVITQVHPKVLAVSGPAAYAEVVQAVHDVIAPPKHNPFIDLVPPQGIKLTPKHYAYLKISEGCNHRCTFCIIPSMRGDLVSRPVSDVLAEAKRLKEAGVRELLVVSQDTAAYGVDVKYKTEFAEGRPTKTSMVGLSEALGELGGVGEFWVRLHYVYPYPNVEEVIPLMAQGKILPYLDMPLQHANPRVLKAMKRPGNVDKTLERIKKWREQVPNLTIRSTFIVGFPGETEDEFQDLLDFLEAAQLDRVGCFQYSPVDGATANEIAEPVPDDVKQDRWERFMETQQRISANKMQAKVGQIMQVLVDEIDEQGAIARSMADAPEIDGLVFIEDGFHLQPGEFVTVEIVAADEYDLWAKPIAEFTESKDTSFIELG, encoded by the coding sequence ATGTCAAAACAGCAGCCTACCGTTGGGGTAATCAGTCTTGGATGTCCAAAAGCGACGGTTGATACCGAGCGCATCCTGACGCAACTTCGTACTGAAGGCTATCAGCTCACCAACTCCTATGAAGATGCCGATACAGTGATCGTCAACACCTGCGGGTTTATTGACAGTGCGGTGCAAGAATCCTTAGATACGATTGGGGAAGCTTTGGCGGAAAACGGTAAGGTGATTGTGACCGGCTGTCTGGGGGCAAAATCGGATGTTATCACCCAAGTGCATCCGAAGGTTCTTGCGGTTTCTGGGCCTGCCGCCTATGCCGAGGTGGTGCAAGCGGTGCATGATGTGATTGCACCGCCGAAACACAATCCGTTTATTGATTTAGTCCCTCCACAAGGCATTAAACTTACACCGAAACATTACGCCTATCTGAAAATATCCGAGGGTTGTAACCATCGCTGTACTTTCTGCATTATTCCGTCTATGCGTGGTGATTTAGTGAGTCGTCCCGTCAGCGATGTTCTTGCCGAAGCTAAGCGTTTAAAAGAAGCCGGTGTGAGAGAATTGCTGGTCGTTTCGCAAGATACTGCGGCTTACGGAGTGGATGTCAAATACAAGACTGAATTTGCCGAAGGGCGCCCAACGAAAACCTCGATGGTTGGTTTATCGGAAGCGCTTGGAGAGTTAGGCGGCGTTGGTGAGTTCTGGGTACGTTTGCATTATGTCTATCCTTACCCTAATGTCGAAGAAGTGATTCCGCTAATGGCGCAAGGAAAAATCCTACCGTATTTGGATATGCCTTTACAGCACGCGAATCCGCGGGTTTTAAAAGCGATGAAACGTCCCGGTAATGTAGATAAAACTTTAGAGCGCATTAAAAAATGGCGCGAGCAAGTCCCTAATTTAACGATTCGTTCAACCTTTATTGTTGGTTTTCCAGGCGAAACTGAAGACGAGTTCCAAGACCTATTGGATTTCTTGGAAGCCGCGCAGCTTGACCGTGTCGGTTGTTTTCAGTATTCACCGGTGGATGGTGCTACCGCCAATGAGATTGCAGAGCCAGTTCCAGATGATGTCAAGCAAGACCGTTGGGAGCGTTTCATGGAGACGCAACAGCGTATTTCTGCCAATAAGATGCAAGCCAAAGTTGGTCAAATCATGCAAGTTTTGGTTGACGAGATTGATGAGCAAGGCGCGATTGCGCGCTCAATGGCGGATGCACCGGAAATTGATGGTTTAGTGTTTATCGAAGACGGCTTTCATCTGCAACCTGGAGAGTTTGTTACTGTTGAAATCGTTGCTGCCGATGAATACGATCTTTGGGCGAAGCCGATTGCCGAGTTTACTGAGAGCAAAGACACCTCATTTATCGAACTTGGTTAA
- a CDS encoding DNA-deoxyinosine glycosylase, with protein MPKVHDIQGFAPIIPAHPKLLLLGTMPSAQSLQDGFYYAHPRNAFWPIIGHLLTQELNTVTQKKAACNRLGILVWDVLATCQREGSLDSNIKQPQANDFAALFKKYPLIEAVFFNGQLAAKLFKQQVQAVQAIPDDLRQVILPSSSPANARLKINDKALIWEEKLRPFL; from the coding sequence ATGCCTAAAGTTCATGATATTCAAGGCTTTGCGCCGATAATCCCAGCGCACCCTAAACTCTTGTTGCTAGGAACCATGCCAAGCGCTCAGTCGCTGCAGGATGGTTTTTATTATGCGCATCCGCGTAATGCGTTTTGGCCAATTATCGGTCACTTATTGACGCAAGAATTAAACACGGTTACACAGAAAAAAGCCGCGTGTAATCGGTTAGGAATCTTAGTCTGGGATGTGCTGGCTACTTGTCAGCGCGAAGGCAGTTTAGATAGTAATATCAAACAACCGCAAGCCAATGATTTTGCAGCACTCTTTAAAAAATATCCTCTTATAGAAGCGGTGTTTTTTAATGGCCAGTTGGCGGCTAAGTTATTTAAACAACAGGTGCAGGCGGTACAAGCAATTCCCGACGATTTGCGACAAGTTATTTTGCCCTCCAGCAGTCCGGCCAATGCGCGCTTAAAAATTAACGATAAAGCCTTGATTTGGGAAGAAAAATTACGTCCGTTCCTGTAG
- a CDS encoding nitroreductase: MKVSQALLQRRSCRAFLETPVETDKIVQILEHARWAPSGVNMQPWQVTVLTGQAKQRLSDALLNAFTSEKPSVMDYQYYPLQWQEPYKGRQRALGKQMFELLNISRDDKSARLTQWGRNYLGFDAPCLLIFSIDASLEKGAYLDYGMFLQSVMLMAEELGLASCPQASLAEHPDLLREFLGCPENEHFICGIALGYKDKEALVNQLQPPREDVQHFCRFLDD; the protein is encoded by the coding sequence ATGAAAGTTAGTCAAGCCTTATTACAACGCCGTTCTTGTCGTGCGTTTTTAGAGACACCGGTAGAGACCGATAAGATTGTTCAAATTTTAGAACATGCGCGCTGGGCACCTTCCGGTGTCAATATGCAGCCTTGGCAAGTGACGGTTCTGACCGGGCAAGCTAAGCAACGTTTAAGTGATGCTTTACTCAACGCCTTTACGAGTGAAAAACCCTCGGTAATGGATTACCAATACTATCCTCTGCAATGGCAAGAGCCTTACAAAGGACGGCAACGGGCTTTGGGTAAGCAGATGTTTGAACTTTTGAATATATCACGCGACGATAAATCTGCACGTTTGACGCAATGGGGGCGTAATTATTTGGGCTTTGATGCCCCATGTTTGCTTATTTTTAGCATTGATGCGTCACTTGAGAAGGGCGCTTATCTCGACTACGGAATGTTTCTGCAGTCGGTGATGCTTATGGCTGAAGAGCTTGGGTTGGCCAGTTGTCCGCAAGCGTCATTGGCTGAACACCCGGACTTACTGCGTGAATTTTTAGGCTGTCCAGAAAATGAACACTTTATCTGCGGAATAGCACTGGGTTATAAGGATAAAGAAGCTTTGGTTAACCAGTTGCAGCCGCCGCGTGAAGACGTGCAGCATTTTTGCCGTTTCCTTGATGATTAA
- a CDS encoding DUF6662 family protein: MLNHNYLPRKITCTSLTLALLMGLSPLANAGESLLGVTKGAEPLPKGAKELYQKFNCRADKGSGDYHALDFATEFEYGISHRFAASIALLGHHVKTSGLIIDGYIPEENQRTALSGIELGVQYAFLTPALDDIGLATSFNLEYDTVDKHSGQNKDTLSATLGLQLQKYFLDGQLVWLANAGLETTHATRQPIASLDPTVEWPTFAEMEIGLALASGLSYRYTTNWSVGFEGLYEEEYETEVGQERWSLFAGPSIHYGGKTFWSTLSYLTQVNGGGERYDGQPSNKHLIEKTHSELRLMLGYNF, encoded by the coding sequence ATGCTTAACCACAACTATCTCCCTAGAAAAATCACTTGCACCAGCTTAACCCTTGCCTTGCTAATGGGCCTCTCACCTCTAGCCAACGCAGGCGAAAGCCTACTTGGGGTTACCAAAGGGGCAGAACCTTTACCAAAAGGCGCCAAAGAGCTGTATCAAAAATTCAATTGCCGCGCAGACAAAGGCTCTGGCGACTACCATGCTTTGGATTTTGCAACCGAATTTGAATATGGCATTAGCCATCGCTTTGCCGCTTCTATCGCGCTTTTAGGACATCATGTAAAAACCTCTGGCTTGATTATTGACGGTTACATACCTGAAGAAAACCAGCGCACCGCCCTCTCTGGGATTGAGCTCGGCGTGCAATACGCGTTCTTAACCCCTGCACTGGATGACATTGGCTTAGCGACCTCTTTTAACCTGGAATACGACACAGTAGACAAACACTCTGGACAGAATAAAGACACCCTAAGCGCAACTCTCGGCCTACAACTACAAAAATATTTTCTGGACGGACAATTGGTCTGGTTAGCCAATGCCGGATTAGAGACAACGCATGCCACGCGCCAGCCGATTGCCAGTCTCGATCCAACGGTTGAATGGCCAACGTTTGCTGAAATGGAAATTGGACTGGCTCTGGCAAGCGGACTTTCTTATCGCTATACAACCAACTGGTCAGTGGGTTTTGAAGGCCTCTACGAAGAAGAGTACGAAACCGAAGTTGGTCAAGAACGCTGGAGCCTATTTGCAGGGCCGTCGATTCATTACGGCGGCAAAACATTTTGGTCAACCCTCAGCTACTTAACTCAAGTTAATGGTGGCGGTGAACGTTATGACGGCCAACCGTCAAATAAGCACTTGATTGAAAAAACCCACTCTGAACTGCGCCTAATGCTGGGCTATAACTTCTAG